A stretch of DNA from Melioribacteraceae bacterium 4301-Me:
TACCTTTCAGCCACCTTTCTATTTTAAGCTCTAAATCGAGATTAAAAAAAGGATGGATTGATGAACGAATTAGAAAATTATATGTTAGGACTGCAATTAAACTAGCCTTTAGAAAAGCACAGTTTAAAATTTCAAATGGATATAAAAAGTTATATTACGAAAACGAAATAAAACAGTGTAGAAATTTGATTTCGGATTTACTATCAACAAATATTAAATGAGATGAAACCAATTGGAATATACGGCGGAACTTTCGACCCGATACACATTGGACATTTAATATGTGCACAGGTTGTGCTCGAAAAAAGAAATTTAGAAAAAATTTTTTTTGTACCGTGCAAAATTTCTCCTTTTAAACAGAATGAAAAACCAACTGAAGATAAACATCGCTTAGAGATGATTAAATTGTCTATTACTAACTCTCCTCATTTCGATTTCTCAGATTATGAAATAAATAATGAAAGGGTTTCTTACACAATTGATACTATTAAAGAGTTTAAAAAATATTACCAAAACATTGAACTTATTATTGGGTACGATAACTTAGTTTTATTTGACAAATGGAAAGAACCAGATAAAATTTTGGAACTTGCCAAGCTTATCGTAATGAAAAGAGTAAACGAAATACCCACTAAAGGGAAACACAAATACTTTGATAAAGCTATATTAGTAGATACACCAACAATTGAAATTTCCTCAACTGAGATACGCAATAGGATTAAAAGAAGACTTACA
This window harbors:
- the nadD gene encoding nicotinate-nucleotide adenylyltransferase — protein: MKPIGIYGGTFDPIHIGHLICAQVVLEKRNLEKIFFVPCKISPFKQNEKPTEDKHRLEMIKLSITNSPHFDFSDYEINNERVSYTIDTIKEFKKYYQNIELIIGYDNLVLFDKWKEPDKILELAKLIVMKRVNEIPTKGKHKYFDKAILVDTPTIEISSTEIRNRIKRRLTINYLVPEAVKEYIYNNKLYI